A stretch of Christensenellaceae bacterium DNA encodes these proteins:
- the fabV gene encoding enoyl-[acyl-carrier-protein] reductase [NADH], with protein MIVEPKVRGFICTTAHPQGCRENVRRQIEYVKGKPKMPGVKNVLVIGCSTGYGLASRIAAAYLGGAATIGVMFERSASGKRTASSGWYNTAAFEEFAHADGLYAKTINGDAFSKEIKAQTAKLIERDLGQVDMVVYSLASPRRTVADGTTYSSVLKTTDTDYTNKSIDLTTRKISEVTVTPATEQEIADTVKVMGGEDWKDWIAALQNAGVLADGAVTVAYSYIGPEITYPMYTNGSIGKAKEHLFRTSQEINKEFSGVTAYISVNKGLVTQSSAAIPIVPLYISILYKVMKEKGLHEGCIEQMYRLFADRLLKEQVPTDERGMIRLDDWEMRGDVQDAVAKAWEQINDDNLEQLADVAGYWDDFYQMFGFQLADVDYAADVETEVSVPSIGE; from the coding sequence ATGATAGTTGAGCCAAAGGTGAGAGGATTCATCTGCACGACCGCGCATCCCCAGGGTTGCCGCGAAAACGTCAGGCGGCAGATCGAATATGTAAAAGGAAAACCGAAAATGCCGGGCGTCAAAAACGTACTGGTGATCGGCTGCTCGACAGGTTACGGCCTTGCTTCGCGTATTGCCGCCGCATACCTGGGCGGGGCGGCCACCATCGGCGTGATGTTCGAGCGCAGCGCGAGCGGCAAACGCACGGCTTCCTCCGGATGGTACAACACGGCTGCTTTCGAAGAATTCGCGCATGCGGACGGCCTGTATGCAAAGACGATCAACGGCGACGCTTTTTCAAAGGAAATCAAGGCGCAGACCGCGAAGCTCATCGAGCGGGATTTAGGCCAGGTCGATATGGTGGTATACAGCCTCGCATCCCCGCGCCGCACAGTCGCTGACGGGACGACCTATTCTTCCGTTCTGAAAACGACGGATACCGATTATACGAATAAATCCATCGACCTTACGACCCGAAAAATATCCGAGGTCACAGTCACGCCCGCCACGGAACAGGAAATCGCCGATACCGTTAAGGTGATGGGCGGCGAGGACTGGAAAGACTGGATCGCCGCTCTGCAAAACGCCGGCGTGCTGGCGGACGGTGCGGTGACCGTCGCCTATTCTTATATCGGGCCGGAAATCACTTATCCCATGTATACAAACGGTTCCATCGGAAAGGCGAAAGAGCATTTATTCAGGACTTCGCAGGAAATCAACAAGGAGTTTTCCGGCGTTACCGCTTATATCTCCGTTAACAAGGGGCTGGTAACGCAGTCTTCTGCGGCAATCCCCATCGTTCCGCTTTATATCTCCATCCTTTACAAAGTAATGAAAGAAAAGGGCCTGCACGAGGGATGTATCGAGCAGATGTACCGCCTGTTCGCCGACCGGCTGCTCAAGGAGCAGGTTCCCACCGACGAGCGCGGCATGATCCGCCTGGACGATTGGGAGATGCGCGGCGACGTACAGGACGCGGTTGCAAAAGCATGGGAGCAAATCAACGACGACAATTTGGAACAGCTTGCGGATGTCGCCGGTTATTGGGATGATTTTTACCAGATGTTCGGCTTTCAGCTCGCGGATGTTGATTATGCCGCGGATGTGGAAACGGAAGTCAGTGTGCCGAGTATCGGCGAGTAA
- a CDS encoding transaldolase yields MFVLIDNANIDEIRKLYDGFPYDGVTTNPSILLKEHQNIFRVLKEIRSFIPKESMLHAQLISDTAEKMVEEAHFMLRELGDDLFVKVPVTPEGLRAIRLLRKEDINITATVVYNAMQAFMAAKAGARFAAPYINRLDNMGADGIQVAKDIHDIFRIHNMEAQVLAASFRNSHQVLSLCKYGIGAITAGPDVLRALTYHDATMCADENFEQDFLALVNEVEGTHLK; encoded by the coding sequence ATGTTTGTACTAATCGACAATGCCAATATTGATGAGATACGGAAGCTTTACGACGGCTTTCCTTACGACGGGGTGACCACGAATCCATCTATTTTACTGAAAGAACACCAGAATATTTTCCGTGTTTTAAAGGAAATCCGGTCGTTCATTCCCAAGGAATCCATGCTGCATGCGCAGCTTATCTCGGATACTGCGGAAAAAATGGTGGAAGAGGCGCACTTCATGCTGCGCGAGCTGGGCGACGACCTTTTCGTCAAGGTTCCGGTTACGCCTGAGGGCCTGCGCGCCATTCGCTTGCTGCGAAAGGAAGACATCAATATCACGGCGACCGTCGTCTATAACGCTATGCAGGCGTTCATGGCGGCAAAGGCGGGGGCGCGGTTTGCCGCTCCTTACATCAACCGGCTCGATAATATGGGGGCGGACGGTATTCAGGTCGCCAAGGACATCCACGATATTTTCCGGATCCATAACATGGAAGCCCAGGTTCTTGCCGCAAGCTTCCGCAACTCGCACCAGGTGTTAAGCCTGTGCAAATACGGCATTGGCGCCATTACCGCAGGACCGGATGTGCTGCGTGCGCTTACCTATCACGACGCGACCATGTGCGCGGACGAGAACTTTGAACAGGATTTCCTGGCGCTCGTCAACGAAGTAGAGGGAACGCATCTCAAATAA
- a CDS encoding camphor resistance protein CrcB: protein MVEFLLVGAGGFIGCCLRFLITKLILPLPLQMPLATLLSNIIAGFLVGFITGMEKQTAFITPRAKLFLTTGMFGGLSTFSTFSMETVHLFLAADYVRAFGNIVFNLIFSFLGVILGMAAAKLLFKSAPA, encoded by the coding sequence ATGGTTGAGTTTTTATTGGTTGGCGCAGGCGGCTTTATCGGCTGCTGCCTGCGTTTTTTGATCACCAAGCTGATATTGCCGCTACCCTTGCAGATGCCCCTGGCGACGCTTCTTTCGAATATCATCGCCGGTTTTCTGGTAGGTTTCATTACCGGTATGGAGAAGCAGACGGCTTTCATCACTCCGCGCGCGAAGCTCTTCTTGACGACGGGCATGTTCGGCGGGCTTTCTACCTTTTCCACATTCAGCATGGAAACTGTTCATTTATTTTTGGCGGCGGATTATGTCCGCGCCTTTGGCAATATTGTTTTCAACCTCATTTTCAGCTTTCTCGGCGTTATCCTCGGCAT